The following proteins come from a genomic window of Zonotrichia leucophrys gambelii isolate GWCS_2022_RI chromosome 4, RI_Zleu_2.0, whole genome shotgun sequence:
- the NCAPG gene encoding condensin complex subunit 3 isoform X1, with the protein MVARKKLLQVQEAFQLAQKPHQNHAKLVVALKSTYAQLDDKESFNEKFIHFLKYAMIIYRREPAVERVINFAATFVTSFYETEKEDGSEEGEEDNLLLNYVFKFLLESHNANSHAVRFRTCQLVNKILGNMPENAEIDDDLFDKINGAMLFRLKDKFPSVRIQAVLALSRLQDPKDEACPVVNIYSTLLENDSNSDVRRAVLSCIAPSERTLPIIVGRTMDVKEAVRKLAYEVLAEKVHMRALTIAQRVKLLQQGLNDRSDAVKEVMKKKLLQAWLQFTEGDVLELLHRLDVENCPEVAIPVLNAMFSLSPLHDIVQSCKYLDSRKLIPVEDLTAENVLYWRCLCEYLKSKGEEGEVLLEEVLPEPAIYADYLLSYLQNMPILSEEQKEDFNCFENLMTKEFIGQQLILIIGCMDTMEEGGRKHLLAILQKILILPSTSAALIPLLVERLLSIVKDEDRRIQIIAEIISELHEPIVAIDQPIDAAEIRKRELKLAEIKVKLFEAKQALEECITLQDFNRASVLKEKITELEQTKNDLIKAAEQPEIKEMRVEKNDPETLLKCLKMCYEVLKIMPLSKGISPTINEIIQSLILPGVINVHPAVRNMAVLCLGCCTLQNKEFAQQQLPLLLQVLQIDNVKMKLSALKAIFDLLILFGIEPFKTRRGNDSQSESAHIRTENGEDESETIEEEETATVHGLLKLLSGFLDSTFSELRTVAAEGLAKLMFSGRLSSAKLLSRLLLLWYNPITEEDTRLRHCLGVFFPLFAYANRSNQECFVEAYLPTLQTLLNAPATSPLAEIDVSNVSELLVDLTRPSALKCQSKKSQDYQELTVHDTLAMKICNEILADPTAPDVRIYARALNFLELGSSSTENLLVLLDEIQEKVEDKPCQRAIEKLHMKLTKGPNVGKNQSGRTEETGLSERTQERDITLSENTVHNEEENNEDALHTPVNEVKETAKLRSTRSKTGRGQRKASEVRSVSRRKTGASVKCGLESDQIPEPNPVSSSRPQRRAKTLALEKTRMNLSRLLNEETDE; encoded by the exons ATGGTTGCCAGAAAGAAGCTGCTGCAGGTCCAGGAGGCCTTTCAGCTGGCCCAGAAGCCTCACCAGAACCACGCGAAGCTCGTGGTAGCTCTGAAGAGCACTTATGCTCAG ttggaTGATAAAGAAAGctttaatgaaaaattcattCACTTCCTCAAGTATGCTATGATAATCTACAGGCGGGAACCAGCAGTGGAGCGAGTGATCAATTTTGCAGCTACATTTGTTACTTCATTCTATGAGACGGAGAAAGAAGATGGTAgtgaggagggagaagaagatAATTTACTTTTGAATTATGTGTTTAAATTTCTGCTTGAG tCTCACAATGCCAACAGCCATGCAGTGAGGTTTCGAACCTGTCAGCTTGTTAATAAGATTTTGGGAAATATGCCAGAGAATGCTGAGATTGATGATGACTTATTTGATAAAATTAATGGAGCTATGCTGTTTAGACTTAAAGATAAATTTCCAAGTGTGAGAATTCAAGCTGTCTTGGCCCTGTCAAGACTTCAAGATCCTAAGGATGAAGCCTGCCCTGTTGTTAATA tttacagCACATTGCTGGAAAATGATTCCAACTCGGATGTGAGGCGAGCTGTGCTGTCGTGTATCGCTCCCTCAGAAAGGACTCTGCCCATAATCGTAGGCCGCACCATGGATGTAAAGGAGGCTGTCAGAAAGCTGGCATATGAG gttttggCTGAAAAAGTTCACATGAGAGCTCTGACAATAGCACAGAGAGTTAAATTGTTGCAACAAGGACTTAATGACAGATCTG ATGCTGTTAAGGAGGTAATGAAGAAGAAGCTACTTCAAGCCTGGTTACAGTTCACTGAAGGGGATGTTTTAGAATTGCTTCATAGACTGGATGTAGAAAACTGCCCAGAAGTGGCCATCCCAGTACTAAATGCTATGTTTTCATTATCTCCCCTTCATGACATCGTTCAGAGCTGTAAATACCTTGATAGCAG aaAGCTGATTCCAGTGGAGGATTTAACAGCTGAGAATGTGTTATATTGGAGATGTCTTTGTGAATATCTAAAATCTAAAGGTGAAGAAGGTGAAGTTTTATTGGAAGAGGTGTTGCCAGAACCAGCTATATATGCAGATTATTTATTGAG TTATCTTCAAAATATGCCAATTCTCAGTGAAGAACAAAAAGAAGACTTTAATTGTTTTGAAAACCTGATGACAAAAGAGTTCATAGGCCAGCAACTGATTCTAATCATAGGCTGCATGGATACCATGGAAGAGGGAGGAAG AAAGCATCTGCTAGCTATTTTACAAAAGATTCTCATTTTACCTTCAACTTCAGCAGCCCTTATACCTCTGCTTGTTGAAAGATTGCTCAGTATTGTTAAGGATGAGGACAGAAGGATTCAAATT ATTGCAGAAATTATATCAGAACTTCATGAGCCAATTGTTGCAATTGACCAGCCTATTGATGCTGCTGAAATAAGAAAGCGGGAGCTTAAG CTGGCTGAAATAAAAGTGAAGCTTTTCGAAGCAAAACAAGCTTTGGAAGAATGCATTACTCTTCAGGATTTTAACAGAGCATCagtattaaaagagaaaataactgaGTTGGAACAGACAAAAAATGATCTtataaaagcagcagagcaacctgaaattaaagaaatgcGTGTGGAGAAG AATGATCCTGAAACCCTGTTGAAGTGTCTGAAGATGTGCTACGAGGTTCTGAAGATCATGCCTCTTTCTAAAGGCATCAGTCCAACCATTAATGAAATCATTCAGTCTCTG ATACTTCCAGGTGTAATTAATGTCCACCCAGCTGTGAGAAATATGGCAGTTCTGTGTTTGGGCTGCTGTACTCTTCAGAACAAAGAATTTGCCCAACAACAGCTTCCATTGCTGTTACAG GTGTTGCAAATAGATAACGTAAAGATGAAGCTCAGTGCTTTAAAGGCAATCTTTGATCTACTAATACTGTTTGGAATTGAGCCTTTTAAAACCAGAAGAGGCAATGACTCTCAAAGTGAAAGTGCACACATTAGAACTGAAAATGGTGAGGATGAAAGTGAAACAATAGAGGAGGAAGAGACTGCCACAGTTCACGGACTTCTGAAGCTTCTCTCTGGCTTCTTAGACAGCACG TTCTCAGAGCTGAGGACAGTGGCTGCAGAGGGCCTTGCCAAGCTGATGTTCTCTGGGAGGCTGAGCAGCGCCAAGCTCCTCTCGcgtctcctcctgctctggtaCAATCCCATCACCGAGGAGGACACGCGGCTCCGACACTGCCTGGGAGTGTTCTTCCCTTTGTTTGCTTATGCAAATAG GTCCAACCAGGAGTGCTTTGTAGAAGCTTATCTTCCAACTCTGCAAACTCTGTTAAATGCTCCTGCAACATCACCTTTGGCTGAAATAGATGTCAGTAATGTTTCTGAACTGTTAGTGGATCTGACCAGACCAAGTGCACTGAAATGTCAGTCCAAGAAGTCTCAGGACTATCAG GAGTTAACAGTGCATGATACTTTAGCCATGAAAATTTGCAATGAAATCCTGGCAGACCCAACTGCACCAGATGTCCGTATTTATGCAAGAGCTTTAAATTTCCTAGAACTCGGTAGTTCTTCTACAGAGaatctgctggtgctgctcgATGAGATTCAAGAG AAAGTGGAAGATAAACCTTGTCAAAGAGCTATTGAGAAGCTCCATATGAAACTAACCAAGGGTCCCAATGTGGGCAAAAACCAGTCTGGAAGAACTGAGGAAACAGGTCTGTCTGAAAGGACACAGGAAAGAGACATCACATTGTCTGAAAATACTGTTCACAATGAAGAAG aaaataatgaagatgCTCTTCATACTCCAGTTAATGAAGTTaaagaaactgcaaaattaAGATCCACAAGAAGCAAAACTGGCAGAG GGCAACGGAAAGCGTCAGAAGTGAGGTCTGTGAGCAGAAGAAAAACTGGTGCAAGTGTAAAATGTGGTCTTGAAAG TGATCAAATTCCAGAACCAAACCCAGTGTCAAGTTCGAGGCCTCAAAGACGAGCAAAAACTTTGGCACTGGAGAAAACCCGAATGAATCTTTCCAGACTGTTGAATGAGGAAACAGATGAGTGA
- the NCAPG gene encoding condensin complex subunit 3 isoform X2 translates to MLRREPAVERVINFAATFVTSFYETEKEDGSEEGEEDNLLLNYVFKFLLESHNANSHAVRFRTCQLVNKILGNMPENAEIDDDLFDKINGAMLFRLKDKFPSVRIQAVLALSRLQDPKDEACPVVNIYSTLLENDSNSDVRRAVLSCIAPSERTLPIIVGRTMDVKEAVRKLAYEVLAEKVHMRALTIAQRVKLLQQGLNDRSDAVKEVMKKKLLQAWLQFTEGDVLELLHRLDVENCPEVAIPVLNAMFSLSPLHDIVQSCKYLDSRKLIPVEDLTAENVLYWRCLCEYLKSKGEEGEVLLEEVLPEPAIYADYLLSYLQNMPILSEEQKEDFNCFENLMTKEFIGQQLILIIGCMDTMEEGGRKHLLAILQKILILPSTSAALIPLLVERLLSIVKDEDRRIQIIAEIISELHEPIVAIDQPIDAAEIRKRELKLAEIKVKLFEAKQALEECITLQDFNRASVLKEKITELEQTKNDLIKAAEQPEIKEMRVEKNDPETLLKCLKMCYEVLKIMPLSKGISPTINEIIQSLILPGVINVHPAVRNMAVLCLGCCTLQNKEFAQQQLPLLLQVLQIDNVKMKLSALKAIFDLLILFGIEPFKTRRGNDSQSESAHIRTENGEDESETIEEEETATVHGLLKLLSGFLDSTFSELRTVAAEGLAKLMFSGRLSSAKLLSRLLLLWYNPITEEDTRLRHCLGVFFPLFAYANRSNQECFVEAYLPTLQTLLNAPATSPLAEIDVSNVSELLVDLTRPSALKCQSKKSQDYQELTVHDTLAMKICNEILADPTAPDVRIYARALNFLELGSSSTENLLVLLDEIQEKVEDKPCQRAIEKLHMKLTKGPNVGKNQSGRTEETGLSERTQERDITLSENTVHNEEENNEDALHTPVNEVKETAKLRSTRSKTGRGQRKASEVRSVSRRKTGASVKCGLESDQIPEPNPVSSSRPQRRAKTLALEKTRMNLSRLLNEETDE, encoded by the exons ATGCTCAG GCGGGAACCAGCAGTGGAGCGAGTGATCAATTTTGCAGCTACATTTGTTACTTCATTCTATGAGACGGAGAAAGAAGATGGTAgtgaggagggagaagaagatAATTTACTTTTGAATTATGTGTTTAAATTTCTGCTTGAG tCTCACAATGCCAACAGCCATGCAGTGAGGTTTCGAACCTGTCAGCTTGTTAATAAGATTTTGGGAAATATGCCAGAGAATGCTGAGATTGATGATGACTTATTTGATAAAATTAATGGAGCTATGCTGTTTAGACTTAAAGATAAATTTCCAAGTGTGAGAATTCAAGCTGTCTTGGCCCTGTCAAGACTTCAAGATCCTAAGGATGAAGCCTGCCCTGTTGTTAATA tttacagCACATTGCTGGAAAATGATTCCAACTCGGATGTGAGGCGAGCTGTGCTGTCGTGTATCGCTCCCTCAGAAAGGACTCTGCCCATAATCGTAGGCCGCACCATGGATGTAAAGGAGGCTGTCAGAAAGCTGGCATATGAG gttttggCTGAAAAAGTTCACATGAGAGCTCTGACAATAGCACAGAGAGTTAAATTGTTGCAACAAGGACTTAATGACAGATCTG ATGCTGTTAAGGAGGTAATGAAGAAGAAGCTACTTCAAGCCTGGTTACAGTTCACTGAAGGGGATGTTTTAGAATTGCTTCATAGACTGGATGTAGAAAACTGCCCAGAAGTGGCCATCCCAGTACTAAATGCTATGTTTTCATTATCTCCCCTTCATGACATCGTTCAGAGCTGTAAATACCTTGATAGCAG aaAGCTGATTCCAGTGGAGGATTTAACAGCTGAGAATGTGTTATATTGGAGATGTCTTTGTGAATATCTAAAATCTAAAGGTGAAGAAGGTGAAGTTTTATTGGAAGAGGTGTTGCCAGAACCAGCTATATATGCAGATTATTTATTGAG TTATCTTCAAAATATGCCAATTCTCAGTGAAGAACAAAAAGAAGACTTTAATTGTTTTGAAAACCTGATGACAAAAGAGTTCATAGGCCAGCAACTGATTCTAATCATAGGCTGCATGGATACCATGGAAGAGGGAGGAAG AAAGCATCTGCTAGCTATTTTACAAAAGATTCTCATTTTACCTTCAACTTCAGCAGCCCTTATACCTCTGCTTGTTGAAAGATTGCTCAGTATTGTTAAGGATGAGGACAGAAGGATTCAAATT ATTGCAGAAATTATATCAGAACTTCATGAGCCAATTGTTGCAATTGACCAGCCTATTGATGCTGCTGAAATAAGAAAGCGGGAGCTTAAG CTGGCTGAAATAAAAGTGAAGCTTTTCGAAGCAAAACAAGCTTTGGAAGAATGCATTACTCTTCAGGATTTTAACAGAGCATCagtattaaaagagaaaataactgaGTTGGAACAGACAAAAAATGATCTtataaaagcagcagagcaacctgaaattaaagaaatgcGTGTGGAGAAG AATGATCCTGAAACCCTGTTGAAGTGTCTGAAGATGTGCTACGAGGTTCTGAAGATCATGCCTCTTTCTAAAGGCATCAGTCCAACCATTAATGAAATCATTCAGTCTCTG ATACTTCCAGGTGTAATTAATGTCCACCCAGCTGTGAGAAATATGGCAGTTCTGTGTTTGGGCTGCTGTACTCTTCAGAACAAAGAATTTGCCCAACAACAGCTTCCATTGCTGTTACAG GTGTTGCAAATAGATAACGTAAAGATGAAGCTCAGTGCTTTAAAGGCAATCTTTGATCTACTAATACTGTTTGGAATTGAGCCTTTTAAAACCAGAAGAGGCAATGACTCTCAAAGTGAAAGTGCACACATTAGAACTGAAAATGGTGAGGATGAAAGTGAAACAATAGAGGAGGAAGAGACTGCCACAGTTCACGGACTTCTGAAGCTTCTCTCTGGCTTCTTAGACAGCACG TTCTCAGAGCTGAGGACAGTGGCTGCAGAGGGCCTTGCCAAGCTGATGTTCTCTGGGAGGCTGAGCAGCGCCAAGCTCCTCTCGcgtctcctcctgctctggtaCAATCCCATCACCGAGGAGGACACGCGGCTCCGACACTGCCTGGGAGTGTTCTTCCCTTTGTTTGCTTATGCAAATAG GTCCAACCAGGAGTGCTTTGTAGAAGCTTATCTTCCAACTCTGCAAACTCTGTTAAATGCTCCTGCAACATCACCTTTGGCTGAAATAGATGTCAGTAATGTTTCTGAACTGTTAGTGGATCTGACCAGACCAAGTGCACTGAAATGTCAGTCCAAGAAGTCTCAGGACTATCAG GAGTTAACAGTGCATGATACTTTAGCCATGAAAATTTGCAATGAAATCCTGGCAGACCCAACTGCACCAGATGTCCGTATTTATGCAAGAGCTTTAAATTTCCTAGAACTCGGTAGTTCTTCTACAGAGaatctgctggtgctgctcgATGAGATTCAAGAG AAAGTGGAAGATAAACCTTGTCAAAGAGCTATTGAGAAGCTCCATATGAAACTAACCAAGGGTCCCAATGTGGGCAAAAACCAGTCTGGAAGAACTGAGGAAACAGGTCTGTCTGAAAGGACACAGGAAAGAGACATCACATTGTCTGAAAATACTGTTCACAATGAAGAAG aaaataatgaagatgCTCTTCATACTCCAGTTAATGAAGTTaaagaaactgcaaaattaAGATCCACAAGAAGCAAAACTGGCAGAG GGCAACGGAAAGCGTCAGAAGTGAGGTCTGTGAGCAGAAGAAAAACTGGTGCAAGTGTAAAATGTGGTCTTGAAAG TGATCAAATTCCAGAACCAAACCCAGTGTCAAGTTCGAGGCCTCAAAGACGAGCAAAAACTTTGGCACTGGAGAAAACCCGAATGAATCTTTCCAGACTGTTGAATGAGGAAACAGATGAGTGA